A genomic segment from Chanos chanos chromosome 2, fChaCha1.1, whole genome shotgun sequence encodes:
- the vrk3 gene encoding serine/threonine-protein kinase VRK3, whose amino-acid sequence MKLHFCPQCGSGLQPGFKFCPSCGEKLPCAVDSVESAECPVSPSTKPANADSVQGSSSPDLKTKTPAGGKIGGGASPSSVLARSPARATRRTVCKSPSKAATPKSTPTPSDQKSLTSPQKRKAPSQETQEEEPKKETAPSPRTPPSVKGKAKKAKQVCAVEEGVEFTDQAGSKWKLEKLLNETETEFTYAVSKVGAKSSVQKHILRLGAKDGQLFNEQNFHQRAAKPAVVEKWVKKQNLDFLGIPSCVGFGLHETYRFLIFPDMGQSLQSVIDEGLGILPVKTVLQVSLRILDVLKYIHENEYAHANIHSGNIFVNQTANTQVYLSGFGHAFRFCPGGEHVEYREGGRTPHQGNASFISLDSHKGVGPSRRSDLHSLGYCMLSWMTGALPWNDTTQTITAVAAEKERYMNDVSGLLRDCFKRKKVSDVLKGYLSHVMGLQYSEKPNYELLTSVLSDALEKMGESLEEPLSF is encoded by the exons ATGAAGTTGCATTTCTGTCCTCAGTGCGGATCGGGACTTCAGCCTGGGTTCAAGTTTTGCCCCTCGTGTGGAGAGAAACTCCCTTGCGCTGTAGATTCCGTGGAGTCTGCCGAATGCCCCGTGTCACCGAGCACAAAACCGGCTAACGCTGACAGCGTTCAAGGGTCGTCTTCTCCTGATTTAAAGACCAAGACTCCAGCTGGAGGGAAGATTGGGG GTGGTGCTTCCCCAAGTAGTGTTTTGGCTCGCTCTCCTGCACGTGCAACACGCAGAACAGTCTGCAAGTCCCCATCTAAAGCAGCAACACCTAAAAGTACACCCACCCCTTCAG ATCAAAAGTCACTGACATCGCCACAGAAGAGAAAGGCCCCTTCTCAAGAGACACAGGAGGAAGAGCCCAAGAAGGAAACTGCCCCCTCCCCTCGTACTCCACCATCAG ttaaaGGGAAAGCCAAGAAAGCCAAGCAAGTGTGTGCTGTGGAGGAAGGCGTGGAGTTTACTGACCAGGCGGGGAGTAAATGGAAATTGGAAAAATTActaaatgaaacagagacagagtttaCATATGCAG TGTCAAAGGTTGGTGCAAAATCCTCTGTGCAGAAACACATTCTGAGGCTG GGAGCCAAAGACGGGCAACTGTTTAACGAACAGAACTTCCACCAAAGAGCAGCCAAACCTGCCGTAG TGGAGAAGTGGGTAAAGAAGCAGAATCTGGACTTCCTTGGAATCCCGTCCTGTGTTGGCTTTGGACTCCATGAAACATACAG GTTTTTAATATTTCCTGACATGGGCCAGAGCCTTCAGTCAGTCATAGATGAAGGTTTAGGAATTCTGCCTGTGAAGACAGTCCTCCAGGTGTCATTACGAATA cTGGATGTGCTGAAATATATCCATGAGAATGAGTACGCCCATGCAAACATACATTCTGGTAACATCTTTGTCAACCAGACTGCAAACACTCAG gtGTACCTATCTGGATTTGGACATGCATTTCGGTTTTGCCCAGGTGGTGAGCATGTGGAGTATCGGGAGGGCGGTCGCACTCCTCACCAGGGAAACGCCAGCTTCATCAGCCTGGACTCCCATAAGGGGGTTG GCCCCTCTCGGCGGAGTGACCTGCACTCTCTGGGTTACTGTATGCTGAGCTGGATGACAGGTGCTCTTCCATGGAATGATACCACACAGACAATTACAGCTGTTGCTGCAGAAAAGGAGAG GTATATGAATGACGTCTCTGGACTCTTGAGGGACTGCTTCAAACGAAAGAAGgtgtcag ATGTACTGAAAGGATACCTGTCCCATGTCATGGGCTTGCAGTATTCAGAGAAGCCAAATTATGAGCTTCTGACATCGGTGCTTAGTGACGCCTTGGAAAAGATGGGTGAGAGTCTGGAGGAGCCACTAAGTTTCTAG
- the LOC115805753 gene encoding SAFB-like transcription modulator, with the protein MKSVLYFGHTTNMLRHLRTKHPSEFSDVGKKKTPPALVQPSQVDVIVDDEQGDTEPVESDTDVDRAIKGILQTAVGEESTVGESGDVPECDEQGVSGSSLVVVPSRKWSAVWEHYQKVEERRVLCLLCMEKIQHQSSTSNLIRHLQKKHPTQYAQLEDQSQRRISNKDTNAQPSPSTHTTSKIQQAGSPKHIPLNHALQVPLRHSSHTPAYIAKEYSESRLLERERELTEALRRVQQEEKQSLEQQRELLQQSRALETERRALQNQRHDQEDEAFRLKKEKEELEREREALQKEREKLQREREELQRERDKLDRQRRGLTEERNFQRPEVECEDDN; encoded by the exons ATGAAGTCTGTCTTATATTTCGGGCATACGACAAATATGCTCCGTCATTTACGGACCAAACATCCGAGTGAATTCTCAGACGTGGGCAAGAAAAAGACCCCTCCTGCGCTAGTCCAGCCAAGCCAAGTCGATG TGATTGTAGATGATGAGCAGGGAGACACTGAGCCTGTAGAGAGTGACACTGATGTGGACAGAGCCATTAAGGGAATCCTGCAAACTGCCGTGGGTGAAGAATCAACGGTTGGAGAATCAGGGGACGTCCCGGAATGCGATGAGCAGGGTGTGAGCGGGTCATCCTTGGTCGTCGTTCCCTCGAGAAAATGGAGCGCTGTATGGGAGCACTATCAGAAAGtagaagagagaagagtgttgTGTTTGCTATGCATGGAGAAAATCCAGCACCAAAGTAGCACAAGCAACCTCATCAGACACCTGCAAAAGAAGCATCCCACCCAGTATGCACAGTTAGAGGACCAGTCACAGAGACGCATCAGCAACAAAGACACGAACGCACAGCCTAGCCCTTCTACTCACACAACCAGCAAAATTCAGCAAGCGGGGTCACCAAAACACATCCCGCTAAATCACGCCCTCCAAGTGCCACTTCGTCATTCCAGCCACACACCGGCTTATATAG CAAAGGAGTATTCAGAAAGTCGCCTGTTGGAGCGGGAGCGGGAGCTGACGGAGGCGTTAAGGCGAGTCCAACAGGAGGAGAAGCAGAGTctggagcagcagagagagtTACTGCAGCAGAGCCGCGCTCTGGAGACCGAGAGACGCGCCCTTCAGAATCAGAGACATGACCAGGAGGATGAAGCCTTCCGGcttaagaaagagaaagaggaactcgagcgagagagggaagcgttacagaaggaaagagagaaattacagagagagagagaggagttacagagagaaagggataaaCTAGACAGACAAAGGAGGGGActgactgaagagagaaacTTTCAGAGACCAGAGGTAGAGTGTGAGGATGACAACTGA